A single Anopheles maculipalpis chromosome 3RL, idAnoMacuDA_375_x, whole genome shotgun sequence DNA region contains:
- the LOC126560624 gene encoding uncharacterized protein LOC126560624, protein MGIEIYKWDGSKLKREYKTSSFHDYSGYGLPKNTFLFGEVFPAKKRIGIMSRLDGVVQFRALILEESKYAIKVLNKSPVLEAAWTVPTNAISLVEHLDSNEQLAIALRTQSQLKLFRFDSQYTLKQLTAVEDFPPLDSEYDRIMFAKFNQTAYNDLLHFSTVGLNVYRFNETTSTFQRIFYTTAFSKLRGWNSRSVEAITSVDVDGDGYDQLIYSGPQGLCILRAYSTPAGFELSNVFSETVANQTVRYAPLKLVTNHAASKNLQLFLHTTNGLAIVDTKLSDNDEAVKPADVPTPIEADVKEKPPITIPEIVANRYHARWLHDQLDMSSVLHPINPYNGGVELMLPIVDIPSPFGIPIKKIIQYKHVDYNNELGRGWSFPLDYITLDRQNSAFVQDHEYSLLKENQRIILKQQPKTQHDDQSQSELITFTIDGYPDIQIVYNPKRNFWKVTIDKRIMTYVAMHNFQTSIVCPMWPLCGSESRQTQTYPTRWLLSEEKIADTEHKAFYFYNFIKNNTDVRLTSISMSDDSRIELSYSANRITKLSVLALQYAQYLTFHYSDNNQQKLLQAIKQSDYSVFEFEYDQQYRLSKIVYPNEATWTPVYTQIPINPTSLKKSIPIDYDGSIYYGPDYVVIVDANLTDGRLVLHFRGPLGERGSCKTDAIETVFALNDIKRYVVHAIENLLVVVVIYDSCKDIAILHFTEDRWQQQKYYDRFPLDGTVSAGNTFILLSDLKSLRLVTITADHQFSNVELRNNLPTNFAVKAFPHGYATYAQELQISLLQPNGEWLHIKAIPENVNYFKEIDDFISSFAISQELAQSIRKGLVADMLGNYQQAIILKAPVIRADVLEIHVRFFMLNLTETATIFDYYTTRVPYAVLTNLNYTVNTEEDDQFVLGYRLENNKYHLYVKKSSGPHAVALNDYLAEAKKQSNDIWNQAKKTTREESQRIYKSVKDAVVFAIDLSQFGLLTNQDGVLVGNHKITYDGLHWNKQHLDEDTIRLRKVNQTLNADYRLYKAHANDTFKIVSAVSGATVFDMNTTKPEEIQLVVPHYVQTQPKDQPLSVYFFDRKETVTFPVEEKLNRASNQIALITSYSQKETEQSLLFRCAKYFLNPTITALGSQTITSVGETSRTTEYIYDPRDLQLSVDGAMFRKIKIAPGANRTRFGWYEQSIDLDTGNTVRKAYAADGQEVLDRKLRDQEEKRQQSEKHHMPKRDELERMILDVNERVPIVDLGPYRLKEEMVSYYGFESYERNLFGKGKKWEFDSKLLRRENHNRFLSLNEATQKLVGEFAPLEPHMMFVVSCWLRTALPLKIGDTVDVMRVDVMEAKKDKKTLSSETAKVKQIIGKWCYIESILDTTHYPVNAKLQFVVTVAPTGTHPTIAIDHIRFSPLSMPFEAKIYEPGRGDVSAVLGASGLMKQYFYNGNGKKTAIFSEHGLVQQFVTDSKVMYTRQLHRRPCVVEMKPRTSGWFGKNGLLGISHWGGSIAKTFNGNWSTLALRFLYSLSPPDKYLRFVWRTKEFQLPCPAGSPCPQMPQRGEILIFITPVRVSVWVDGSLTQETLLEQHVKDVLERRFTLYLSSTTQLWEFIEMYDPTVKVTYHSLAGQPSQILEYVDPATILLREILYDEIERPILQTKWTKVHNDTDAHMFDYFDDFIHTFDNTTLQISGPVANLNPTCEGFPYTQTVYGNDPTENKRMQGLPGKDYTIDGKYSRTYSYVPFNFLLSSLFPEKEGFAHKVVQLPGGAVRVIVENRKGKKVAKYSKVANYEHRLSTWRYGKNDKLQQELPPMYHYEAQTSIAQRLDSFFSTNYTAEQTTLQQQWEVRYDYDEANRMTRKRTPDGGIFRYLYDRQGILRISLHKDHNETLDRVVHFTYLADDKITREALVQLNETECEVLANSGTAPNSTNFIDTLYGEHDKDPNMRYRSTFSSRRIDQDQMTEFMVFDQNKKVLRKVFVVNTINTSYSIDYEYENDKLRSVKYPIGAGDEPFTFIYDRNGRGDITSIRESAMVEPMFEFAYNADGMVEAMKVRTDAKHTFQRNFTYNQPGFLVKLEDDYLSESVSYLETDSYGQDSYTPIYEGLISRTLFTAHWKNSTSPMRNGIYPEYFIKHNIMDQKRAALCHETLQRAGYIDKSNLVTKTFYGEQDDDLPFVCGKRATLRHLSGVLSSKSFPYQYGHRYDYDDHDQLIKAKYFHGVHEMALSPLTHRSFSKEIKGIDEATSQKIWDALRTNSFLTMDCTNPNLCHGREGTKSIFSNFIQQHRYSHHLKTMLAKAISQRKALNANDFEQKCKRWIKGSNMIMGMCTQLQQSLSSQQILGTNVKNPLSSLNPEFINALKRYESNIPDIVGVLTHHFATALGRSAADVQSYEIDANGNHRMFYTGFSRYRLEYRPGTNQITKLYRQQFDRVQRTEEQFNMVHDSDGAVIQAEHKGIKHMEYDKLLHRVSKIEMMDERKLIYQYDVRGERTFKQVLDKDGKVISEKYYIRDANGLVLMDMDMTYLTMAQPPDVRVTSYIYKDQQLIGFLRNDKMYAVITDHEGSVRLVVKDGEVVAAYDYLPYGQLFRRFGTDFDGQLSYLYTGQEWEPETGLYNYRARLYDPDIGRFYQMDPKEQYPSPYVYAGNSPVSLIDPDGELAFAISCIIMAIIGAYIGAASAAKSWNPLEWNWKSKSLWLGLICGALTGISIPYNMTASIAYFVGMGLSLSASIGVMIGSGITFGYFALAASSGSWDPRNFDFTSPGTWNALLGGIATSAFIVTNPNTLISTFRSLTTALGRALFVVSHVSITVSFAYLFGALKMGGEFDVRKWDFTDPGLYYSMFDAYITASFTTVIVRNLPGTIKKYGKKIEAGLDRLAETEVYFRAKRLMRGDWSSKLSNARFFLAANAQAIGNLQRGIIPIAFYTFFVTLRMADSYEKSAIPGFSVFLQILQTAVLTKGFTNRVVKPLMPNRINAPLAQRLEAPHADPTIRYSSSGADCLRNMFHTLHIPFEWFFSHAENTQHYRDYPAANAVDNYSTHYRPTSKHHGTIENCHTMTDQNGGVLGNYVNCYSHRSFVTVHPKDDAVLESHDLYRRCLPLTYNGMPAISCDGQHSTLLAVQLESPNMFAYVDGWLMLVRVAPAAIREAKRIFQNLFCTSKEPAEKCAGIKESMEKSIFNLQTLYNDSKTNGWNMDWFGTMLSDLEEDVEEYFEYGRGNGHILAERLTALYADAEEEIELRQTSKVLGNILSGNANTMRSCEVDFVHGSIGNSSSSCYVRCTNLYPSSI, encoded by the coding sequence ATGGGAATCGAGATTTATAAATGGGACGGTTCGAAACTAAAGCGCGAGTACAAGACATCATCGTTTCATGATTATTCGGGTTATGGTTTACCCAAAAACACGTTCCTCTTCGGTGAGGTATTTCCTGCTAAAAAACGCATTGGAATTATGTCGCGTCTCGACGGCGTCGTACAATTTCGCGCTCTGATCCTTGAGGAGTCAAAGTACGCTATCAAAGTGTTAAACAAATCTCCCGTTTTGGAAGCTGCCTGGACCGTTCCAACCAATGCGATAAGTTTGGTGGAACATTTGGATAGCAATGAACAGCTGGCAATCGCTCTACGCACCCAATCACAACTAAAACTGTTCCGTTTCGATAGCCAGTACACGCTGAAGCAACTAACGGCTGTAGAGGATTTTCCTCCCTTGGATAGCGAATATGACCGGATAATGTTTGCCAAGTTCAATCAAACAGCGTATAACGATCTGTTGCATTTTTCAACAGTTGGTCTAAATGTATATCGTTTCAATGAGACCACCTCAACGTTCCAGAGAATCTTCTACACAACGGCTTTTTCGAAACTACGTGGCTGGAATAGCCGTAGCGTGGAAGCGATTACATCAGTGGACGTTGACGGAGACGGTTACGACCAGTTAATCTACAGTGGACCACAAGGCTTATGCATTTTACGAGCTTATTCTACGCCTGCCGGTTTCGAACTCAGCAACGTATTCTCTGAAACAGTTGCTAATCAAACCGTACGTTATGCACCTCTGAAACTAGTTACAAATCATGCAGCTTCGAAAAATTTACAACTATTCCTACACACAACGAACGGGTTGGCCATAGTTGATACAAAGCTCTCGGACAATGATGAAGCAGTCAAACCTGCTGATGTACCAACACCGATCGAAGCTGATGTGAAGGAAAAGCCACCCATTACGATTCCGGAAATTGTTGCTAACCGATATCACGCTCGTTGGTTGCATGATCAGCTTGATATGAGTTCCGTACTGCATCCTATCAATCCTTATAATGGCGGTGTCGAGTTGATGCTACCGATAGTGGATATTCCCTCACCTTTCGGCATACCGATTAAGAAAATTATCCAATACAAACACGTAGATTACAACAACGAGCTCGGACGCGGTTGGTCTTTTCCGCTGGACTATATTACGCTGGATCGACAGAACAGCGCCTTTGTGCAAGACCACGAATATTCGCTACTGAAGGAAAATCAACGAATTATATTGAAGCAACAACCGAAAACACAGCACGACGATCAATCGCAATCGGAACTAATTACGTTCACAATCGACGGCTATCCGGACATTCAGATCGTTTACAATCCCAAGCGCAACTTCTGGAAGGTGACGATCGACAAGCGCATAATGACGTATGTAGCTATGCATAACTTTCAAACGTCGATCGTGTGCCCTATGTGGCCGTTGTGCGGAAGTGAATCACGCCAAACCCAAACATACCCTACGCGATGGCTTCTGAGTGAGGAAAAAATCGCTGATACAGAACACAAAGCGTTTTATTTctacaattttattaaaaacaacacagaCGTACGTCTGACTTCCATTAGCATGTCCGACGATTCACGGATAGAGTTGAGCTATAGCGCGAATCGCATTACGAAGCTATCCGTACTAGCCTTGCAGTACGCACAGTACCTTACCTTTCACTACAGTGACAACAACCAACAGAAGTTGCTGCAGGCGATAAAACAAAGTGACTACAGCGTGTTCGAGTTCGAGTACGATCAACAGTACCGACTGTCGAAAATTGTCTACCCAAACGAAGCCACATGGACCCCGGTGTACACTCAGATTCCCATCAATCCTACATCGCTCAAGAAAAGCATACCGATCGACTATGATGGTTCCATATACTACGGGCCGGACTATGTCGTTATTGTGGATGCAAATCTCACCGACGGACGGCTGGTACTGCACTTTCGAGGCCCGCTCGGTGAAAGAGGATCATGCAAAACGGATGCTATCGAAACGGTTTTCGCTTTGAACGACATCAAGCGATACGTGGTGCATGCGATCGAAAATTTACTCGTAGTGGTCGTTATCTACGATTCGTGCAAAGATATCGCCATTCTACACTTTACAGAGGATAGatggcaacaacaaaagtATTATGATCGCTTCCCACTGGATGGTACCGTTTCCGCCGGCAACACGTTTATTCTGCTTTCCGATCTGAAATCGTTACGCTTGGTGACGATCACCGCCGATCATCAGTTTAGCAATGTAGAGTTGCGCAATAATTTACCAACAAACTTTGCCGTCAAAGCGTTTCCCCACGGGTATGCAACTTACGCGCAAGAGCTTCAGATCTCCTTGCTACAGCCAAACGGAGAATGGTTGCATATTAAAGCTATTCCGGAGAATGTCAACTATTTCAAGGAGATCgatgattttatttcctcCTTTGCAATTAGCCAAGAATTAGCGCAGTCGATTCGGAAGGGCCTGGTTGCGGATATGCTGGGAAACTACCAACAAGCCATCATACTGAAAGCTCCAGTAATCCGAGCAGATGTGCTAGAAATTCATGTTCGCTTTTTCATGCTCAATCTTACTGAAACGGCAACAATCTTCGATTACTATACAACGAGAGTTCCTTATGCAGTCTTGACTAACCTCAACTACACGGTTAATACTGAAGAAGACGATCAGTTTGTACTAGGTTACCGATTGGAGAACAACAAGTACCATCTGTATGTGAAAAAATCTAGCGGTCCGCATGCAGTGGCGCTCAACGACTATCTTGCCGAGgcgaaaaagcaaagcaacgaCATCTGGAACCAGGCCAAAAAAACTACCCGCGAAGAAAGTCAGCGCATTTATAAATCGGTCAAGGATGCGGTTGTATTCGCGATCGATCTGTCACAGTTTGGACTGCTCACCAACCAGGACGGTGTACTGGTCGGTAATCATAAAATAACGTACGATGGATTGCACTGGAACAAGCAGCATCTCGACGAGGACACGATACGGCTGCGTAAAGTGAACCAAACCTTAAATGCTGACTATCGGTTATACAAAGCTCACGCCAACGATACGTTCAAAATTGTTTCTGCCGTAAGCGGAGCGACCGTGTTTGACATGAACACTACCAAACCGGAAGAGATACAGCTTGTCGTGCCACACTACGTTCAGACGCAGCCGAAAGATCAACCGCTGAGCGTGTACTTTTTCGATAGAAAAGAAACGGTCACCTTTCCCGTCGAGGAAAAACTAAACCGGGCAAGCAATCAGATAGCACTCATCACGTCATACAGTCAAAAGGAAACGGAACAATCGTTGCTGTTTAGATGCGCAAAGTATTTTCTAAACCCGACCATCACTGCGCTGGGAAGTCAAACAATAACTTCGGTTGGTGAAACAAGCCGTACGACCGAGTACATCTATGACCCACGAGACCTACAGCTGTCCGTTGATGGAGCCATGTTTCGTAAAATCAAAATAGCTCCTGGCGCGAACAGAACTCGATTCGGTTGGTACGAACAGAGCATTGATCTCGATACAGGGAACACAGTAAGAAAAGCGTACGCTGCGGATGGTCAAGAGGTGCTGGACAGAAAGTTACGCGATCAGGAGGAAAAACGACAGCAATCCGAGAAACACCACATGCCAAAGCGCGACGAGCTTGAGCGAATGATTTTGGATGTTAACGAACGGGTACCGATAGTTGATTTGGGCCCTTACCGCCTGAAGGAAGAGATGGTATCCTACTATGGGTTTGAAAGTTACGAGAGGAACCTATTCGgtaaggggaaaaaatgggagtTTGACAGCAAATTGCTTCGAAGGGAGAACCACAATCGATTTTTGTCGTTAAATGAAGCTACGCAGAAACTAGTAGGTGAATTTGCGCCACTCGAGCCACATATGATGTTTGTGGTATCCTGCTGGTTACGTACGGCTTTACCACTCAAGATTGGCGATACTGTTGACGTCATGCGTGTGGATGTGATGGAAGCAAAGAAAGACAAGAAAACATTATCTTCTGAAACAgctaaagtaaaacaaatcatcGGAAAATGGTGCTATATTGAAAGCATCCTTGATACAACACACTATCCTGTCAATGCGAAACTTCAATTTGTCGTCACCGTAGCACCAACAGGTACGCATCCaacgatcgcgatcgatcATATACGTTTTTCGCCACTCAGCATGCCGTTTGAAgctaaaatttatgaacctGGCCGAGGAGATGTAAGTGCAGTACTGGGTGCGTCCGGATTGATGAAACAATATTTCTACAACGGAAACGGCAAAAAGACGGCCATCTTTTCCGAGCACGGTTTAGTGCAGCAGTTTGTCACCGATTCGAAAGTGATGTACACTCGCCAGTTACACCGTAGGCCGTGTGTGGTGGAAATGAAACCCCGTACATCAGGATGGTTTGGGAAGAACGGGCTGCTCGGTATTTCCCATTGGGGTGGAAGTATTGCAAAAACATTCAACGGAAACTGGAGTACGCTGGCCCTACGTTTCCTGTATAGCCTTTCACCGCCCGACAAGTATTTACGATTCGTTTGGCGAACTAAAGAGTTCCAGCTACCGTGCCCTGCCGGTTCGCCTTGTCCGCAAATGCCGCAACGCGGTGAAATTCTCATATTTATTACACCCGTCCGAGTTTCCGTCTGGGTAGATGGATCCCTAACGCAAGAGACACTTCTCGAGCAGCATGTAAAAGATGTGCTGGAGCGAAGGTTCACCCTCTACCTTTCATCAACAACTCAGCTTTGGGAATTTATTGAAATGTACGATCCAACAGTCAAAGTTACTTACCACAGTTTAGCTGGTCAACCATCGCAGATACTGGAATATGTGGACCCTGCCACAATTCTGCTTCGTGAGATCCTTTATGATGAAATCGAACGACCAATCCTGCAAACGAAATGGACAAAAGTGCACAATGATACAGATGCTCAcatgtttgattattttgatGATTTCATTCATACGTTCGACAACACGACGCTACAAATTTCTGGTCCGGTGGCTAATTTAAATCCGACCTGTGAAGGATTCCCTTACACACAAACCGTCTACGGGAACGAcccaacagaaaacaaacgcaTGCAAGGTTTGCCCGGGAAGGATTACACTATCGATGGGAAATATTCGCGAACGTACAGCTATGTCCCATTCAATTTCTTGCTCAGTAGTCTTTTCCCAGAAAAGGAAGGATTCGCACACAAAGTTGTACAACTTCCCGGTGGTGCCGTCAGAGTAATTGTTGAAAATCGAAAAGGTAAAAAAGTTGCCAAATATTCTAAGGTGGCTAATTACGAGCATCGGCTTAGTACGTGGCGGTATGGGAAGAATGACAAACTACAGCAAGAATTACCGCCCATGTATCACTATGAGGCACAAACATCAATAGCTCAACGGCTTGATTCGTTCTTTAGTACCAACTACACCGCCGAGCAGACGACATTACAGCAGCAATGGGAAGTTCGGTACGATTACGATGAAGCCAACAGGATGACCCGAAAGCGCACGCCGGATGGAGGAATTTTCCGATACCTGTACGATAGGCAGGGGATTCTCCGCATCAGCCTTCACAAAGATCACAACGAAACGCTTGATCGTGTGGTACACTTTACGTATCTTGCGGATGATAAAATTACTCGCGAAGCACTGGTCCAGCTCAATGAAACCGAATGTGAGGTGCTGGCAAACAGTGGAACAGCACCCAACTCTACCAACTTTATCGATACACTCTACGGAGAGCATGACAAAGATCCTAACATGCGTTATCGATCGACATTTTCCTCTAGACGCATAGATCAGGATCAAATGACCGAATTTATGGTGTTTGATCAAAACAAGAAAGTGCTGAGGAAGGTGTTTGTAGTCAACACGATCAACACGTCCTACTCGATCGACTATGAATATGAGAACGATAAGCTACGATCAGTGAAGTATCCTATCGGCGCTGGTGATGAACCGTTTACATTTATCTACGACCGCAACGGACGTGGAGATATTACATCAATTAGGGAATCAGCTATGGTAGAGCCAATGTTTGAGTTTGCGTACAATGCAGATGGCATGGTGGAGGCGATGAAAGTACGAACCGACGCGAAGCACACGTTCCAGCGCAACTTTACCTACAACCAGCCGGGATTTTTGGTGAAACTCGAAGATGACTACTTGTCCGAAAGCGTTAGTTATCTGGAAACTGATTCTTATGGGCAGGATTCCTACACCCCCATCTACGAGGGTCTCATATCGAGGACATTGTTCACTGCTCACTGGAAAAATTCAACTAGCCCGATGCGCAACGGTATCTATCCGGAATACTTCATTAAGCACAACATCATGGACCAAAAACGGGCAGCGCTTTGTCACGAAACGTTGCAGCGAGCAGGTTACATAGATAAAAGCAATCTTGTAACGAAAACGTTCTACGGGGAGCAGGATGACGATCTACCATTTGTGTGCGGAAAACGAGCTACACTGAGACATCTTTCGGGAGTATTGAGTAGCAAAAGTTTCCCCTACCAGTACGGTCACCGTTATGACTACGACGATCATGATCAGTTGATTAAGGCGAAATATTTTCATGGAGTCCATGAGATGGCTCTTTCCCCACTGACGCATCGGAGCTTctcgaaagaaataaaaggaaTTGACGAAGCGACATCCCAAAAAATTTGGGATGCGTTGCGCACAAATTCATTCCTAACGATGGATTGCACCAATCCTAATTTATGTCACGGACGCGAAGGAACGAAATCCATTTTTAGCAACTTCATTCAACAACATCGTTACAGCCATCACTTGAAAACGATGTTAGCGAAGGCAATATCGCAACGAAAAGCTTTAAATGCGAACGATTTTGAACAGAAATGTAAGCGATGGATCAAAGGATCGAATATGATAATGGGGATGTGCACCCAACTCCAGCAATCATTAAGTAGTCAACAAATTCTTGGCACCAATGTGAAAAACCCTCTTTCTTCGTTGAATCCGGAGTTTATAAATGCTTTAAAACGATATGAGAGCAATATACCGGATATTGTTGGTGTGCTTACTCACCACTTTGCGACAGCTTTGGGACGTTCGGCCGCAGATGTGCAGTCGTACGAAATCGATGCAAACGGGAATCATCGGATGTTTTACACGGGATTCTCTCGGTATCGGTTAGAGTACCGTCCAGGAACGAATCAGATCACCAAACTGTATCGCCAACAGTTTGACCGTGTTCAGCGTACGGAAGAACAATTCAACATGGTACACGATAGTGACGGAGCCGTCATTCAGGCAGAACACAAAGGTATTAAGCACATGGAGTACGATAAGTTGTTGCATCGGGTCAGTAAAATAGAGATGATGGACGAACGGAAGCTGATTTATCAGTACGATGTGCGCGGAGAGCGTACCTTCAAGCAGGTGCTGGATAAGGATGGAAAGGTTATAAGTGAGAAGTATTACATACGCGATGCAAACGGTTTGGTGTTGATGGACATGGATATGACCTACCTAACGATGGCTCAACCACCCGATGTTCGGGTGACGAGTTACATATACAAGGATCAGCAGCTGATTGGGTTCCTTCGTAATGATAAGATGTACGCAGTGATCACGGATCATGAAGGATCTGTCCGGTTGGTGGTAAAAGATGGTGAAGTAGTTGCGGCTTATGATTATCTTCCCTATGGGCAATTATTTCGACGTTTCGGGACCGATTTCGATGGGCAGCTTTCGTATCTGTACACTGGTCAGGAGTGGGAACCAGAAACTGGCTTGTACAACTATCGCGCACGGCTGTACGATCCCGACATTGGAAGGTTTTACCAGATGGATCCGAAGGAACAGTACCCGAGCCCGTACGTGTACGCCGGTAATTCACCCGTTTCTCTGATCGATCCCGACGGCGAGCTAGCTTTCGCAATCAGCTGCATCATAATGGCCATTATTGGAGCTTATATCGGTGCTGCTTCAGCAGCCAAATCCTGGAATCCGCTGGAATGGAACTGGAAGTCCAAATCACTTTGGTTGGGATTGATTTGTGGAGCCTTGACCGGTATTTCCATCCCCTACAACATGACGGCATCGATTGCCTACTTCGTCGGGATGGGTCTATCGCTGTCCGCGTCGATCGGTGTCATGATCGGTTCGGGCATAACGTTCGGATACTTTGCTTTGGCCGCATCGAGCGGTTCCTGGGATCCACGAAACTTTGATTTTACAAGTCCCGGCACATGGAATGCACTGCTCGGTGGCATTGCTACGTCAGCCTTCATCGTAACGAATCCCAACACGCTGATCAGCACGTTCCGTTCCCTTACAACCGCTCTCGGCCGAGCGCTGTTTGTCGTTTCGCACGTGTCAATTACGGTTTCGTTTGCCTACTTGTTCGGTGCGCTCAAGATGGGCGGTGAGTTTGACGTACGGAAATGGGACTTTACCGACCCGGGACTGTACTACAGCATGTTTGATGCTTACATTACGGCATCGTTTACAACGGTGATCGTTCGCAACTTACCGGGAACGATTAAAAAGTACGGCAAAAAGATAGAAGCCGGACTTGACCGGCTAGCCGAGACAGAAGTATACTTCCGGGCGAAGCGTCTCATGCGAGGCGATTGGTCCAGCAAGCTCTCCAACGCCCGCTTCTTTCTGGCAGCCAATGCTCAAGCTATCGGGAACTTACAACGCGGCATAATACCGATCGCATTCTACACCTTCTTCGTGACACTGCGTATGGCGGACAGCTACGAGAAGAGTGCGATACCAGGATTTTCGGTATTTTTGCAgattcttcaaacggcagtcTTGACAAAAGGATTCACAAATCGCGTAGTGAAACCGCTGATGCCGAACCGAATCAACGCGCCACTAGCACAACGATTGGAGGCACCGCACGCTGACCCGACCATACGGTACAGTTCTTCGGGAGCCGACTGTTTGAGAAATATGTTCCACACACTTCACATTCCGTTCGAATGGTTCTTTTCACACGCGGAAAACACTCAGCACTACCGGGACTATCCTGCAGCGAACGCGGTCGACAACTACAGCACACACTACCGGCCAACGTCAAAGCATCATGGCACAATCGAGAACTGTCACACGATGACGGATCAAAATGGCGGTGTCCTAGGCAACTACGTTAATTGCTATTCGCATCGCTCGTTTGTAACTGTTCATCCCAAGGATGATGCCGTACTTGAATCGCACGATCTCTATCGACGCTGTCTACCACTAACTTACAATGGTATGCCAGCAATCTCGTGTGATGGCCAACATTCCACACTACTTGCTGTACAGCTAGAATCACCCAACATGTTTGCGTATGTTGACGGTTGGTTGATGCTAGTACGAGTTGCCCCTGCAGCCATACGGGAAGCAAAGCGTATCTTTCAAAATCTGTTTTGTACATCGAAGGAACCGGCTGAAAAGTGTGCCGGTATCAAAGAATCAATGGAAAAATCAATCTTTAATTTGCAGACTTTGTACAATGACTCTAAAACCAACGGTTGGAATATGGATTGGTTCGGTACCATGTTAAGTGATCTGGAGGAAGATGTGGAAGAATATTTCGAATACGGACGCGGTAACGGACACATACTAGCGGAACGTTTGACAGCACTGTATGCCGATGCGGAGGAAGAGATCGAACTGCGCCAAACGAGCAAAGTGTTAGGGAACATCCTTTCTGGTAACGCGAATACTATGCGATCGTGCGAGGTTGACTTTGTTCATGGAAGTATCGGCAATAGCAGTAGCAGTTGCTACGTTCGTTGTACGAACCTTTATCCATCATCGATCTAA